The Juglans regia cultivar Chandler chromosome 1, Walnut 2.0, whole genome shotgun sequence nucleotide sequence catttaaccGAAATAATCATTTACATATTTTAGCTCATTGAGTCTATATTTGTCTTAGTCCTTGTATGTGATAGAAATGATTCCGGATTTCTTAGAGGATTAAAAAGATGATCTTCCTATTGTTTACAGGTGAATCGATTGAATAATGAAGGTTATTATGGGGGTGTACGATTACTTATGGCAATTTGTAAAGTGTTTCATAATTATTGCAAAGATAACAAGATTGACATTCATGGGAAAAAGTTCACTCTATCCTATGACACTAATATCCCTCGCCAGGTAGACCTTCAACTCAGTCCTACCAGATATTACTTACTTCTCTGTGTGCTCATCATTATCTCAATTGTTTGATCATTATTACGTCAATTATGATGCACCATTCTGTGATTTTTCTTCCAGTATTCCAATGTAAAATTCACCATTTCTCTGTCATTTTGTTGCGTAGGGGTTTATACAAATTAGTTTTGAATGGAGTCCATCATCGCATAAACCAAAGTTTTGGAGGAATCCTAGATTCTTAAATGAACTGAATGCTTGTGTGCCCTTAGATTCTCTTGAGCTATTCACAACAAATAAGAGGATGCCTGGGAATCTCTCAAGGATTCATGACAATATTAATTATGACTCTAGTCAAATTCCACCTTTAAGGTTTAGAATTGTGAATTAGTTATGACTCATGGtagacttttgtttttttgggagGAATCGAGCCTGCAATATGAATAAATGACAAAGCCTGATAttcatttcttgtttgttttaacTCTAATATGTAGTTGTTCATTACTGTATCTATAATGATCAATGACAGTTATTCGTGTCTTCCAATATAGCTTGAATTTGATGTGTAGTTTGACGCATTAACATTTGAATTTTTGTGTTCTTTGGTCAAACTTTTTATTCACATTGACTTTTAAAGGTTATGTTTTCTAAATCTTTTTGGACACCAATAAAAGTGGCCATAACATTGAGAAAGATACCATCCGCACCTCAACAACTATGTTTGATGTTATCCATTTTGGTTGTGTACAAATACTAAATTGCAAGcatgatttttgttgcaaagtTTGTTGACTTTTGTACTGTCCTTTTGttgttgctattttttttttttttaaataggagTAATAGTTGTATAGAGCTTCATGTTTGACTATTTTTATATTACAACATGACACTAAGTTATAATTTTGACATTTCAGACAGGACTTTCAGGTTCTAGTGCAATTGTCTGTGCTGCCCTAAGCTGCCTTCTTGACTTCTACAGAGTTAGGCATTTGATTAAAGTGGAGGTCAGACCTAACCTTGTCCTTGCTGCCGAGAAGGAACTTGGTATTGTTGCTGGTCTTCAAGACCGGGTGGCACAGGTTTATGGGGGTCTTGTGTACATGgtacatgtttttaaattttgactcATGTTAGTCACAGTTAATGGATAAAAATGCAATGAAGCAGATACTCAAATTCCTAATGCAGGATTTTAGCAAGGAATACATGGATGACCTGGGGCATGGCATCTATACACCCATGGATATTAGTCTTCTCCCACCTCTTTATCTCATCTATGCGGAGAATCCTAGTGATTCAGGGAAGGTTAGTTTTGAACTAAATTTTCCCTCCTAACTTGtagtgatatttttatttatttattatgggCTACCATTCTCATCTGGTTTAGTTATGCATGATTTTAATGGCACGTTAGGTACTCCTTATGTGATGAAAGGGCATGCAATAGTTTTTAGCAGTCAAAGGAGTACTCACTATAGTAGAAGTAAATTGTATCTGATTGGATGGGAGCAGTAATTCTTGTTTTTAAAGTTGGTCTGATGGTCTTACCATCGATTTCGTTTTTAACAAGGAGAAATTTTGTCAAACCAACATGCTCTACGACATTCACATTTTAATTACCTTTTGTTTCAGTTGTTTCTGATTGTGTcagttatttaatttttatcagtTTGTTAGCTACTAGCACCCACACTGGGATCAGGTGACCATCCTGCTTTAGTAATGGAAGAATTCAATTTTATACATTACTTGTAAATGCAGGTTCACAGTACTGTACGCCAAAGGTGGCTTAGTGGTGATGAGTTTATAATATCGTCAATGATAGAAGTTGCAAATATAGCAAAAGAAGGAAGGAAAACATTACTAGAAAAGGACTATTCCAAACTTGCAAAGCTCATGAATCATAATTTTGATCTTCGGAGGTAAGAGATTCATCTCACTCGACAGTTCAAATCGCATATGAGAAGTCATTGATTGTAACAATTCTGACATGAGCTCCCCAACTACACCTTAAGGTAGCTCTTCTGTTTTCCATCTGTATAGAAAGATTGCCTTTGTCTGGGAAGGATGATGGTTGTCTGAGATGCACAACTCCTTGAAAAATGACCTTCCCTTTCCTAATCTCGCAACAAGAGCCTGCTTGTACCTTTATAGCTATTGAGTAgcgttttttaaatatttgtacaGGAGCATGTTTGGCGACGATGCCCTTGgtgctttaaatataaaaatggtgGAGGTTGCAAGAAAGGTGGGTGCTGCATCAAAATTCACAGGTAGTGGAGGAGCTGTAGTTGCATTCTGCCCCGATGGGCCTCCACAAGTAAAGCTTCTGGAGGATGAATGTCGGAAAGCTGGTTTTATTGTTGTGCCAGTGGAAGTTGTTCCCTCTTGTCTAAATGCCGAGGAGCTTTAAACCCTGAAACTATAGAGTTTTGGAATCACACCCCCCTGGCTCCCTCTTGCTCCCATAAACCAGAAGAGAGCATAAGATCCATTCgtttaaaatcttcaatttattttttctttttgcttctgTTTGATTTTACCATATCCAATGATGGAGCACATTGTAGTTCTAAACTCCTCTTAGCATGGTAGAGTAGTGATACATGTAATTACagttttattcacatttttacttataagatttattttgttaatttctttttttaaattcaaattttgaatttaaaattttataattttcaacttaTCAATAATTGACGCATGGATAATTGACGCatggagaaataaattttttgtaagttttttttaaatatatttagcatttttcttttaagtataatCCATGTACCGATTGAAGAtgacaaatataaaattaaggtTTACTTCTAAGATTTATGACCAAAGAAATGGGCACACTTCACAAAGTAAATGTGCCTAAAAACTTGATGAGAAACTTTTAATAGAAATAGTAAACACATGCAGCATACCACACAATTTCATCAGAAACTCAAGTTACTTCAGGCATTCTCCATCTTCTCTCCATTCATTAGATGGTTAGTTCAATTACAACAGCCCCTAATAAATCACATgatctaaaactaaaaaacacTAAACTCTAATAAGTTTTTCCCATCTGTCTGAAAGTAGAGAGTTTCTACATGACAGCGGATTACAATAGCATATAGCTTGCCTTGTTCTTGGAGCAGTAAAATTACTGTTACAGCTTACAGGTGAAGTTTTCAAACATACCACTAGCTTCGACTGTTCCCTCCCCATCCTGATAAAACTCAATCATCACACAGTGATGCAATGAGCTCATGTGGTGAAGCCCATATTGGAAGATCGATTAAAGATTGCTTCAATCGGTCCTCTTGTGCACTGCACATAGCTTCTGCTACATCACATAGATGTGAGACATCATGAATTACCGCTTCCTCGGCTTCCACCTGCATTGTCGAGGCTTTTAGGAATAAGGATGCTGCCAGAAATGGAGTTCAACCAAATCCTCTGTTTTTGAGTTGTACAATTTGAAAGTCTAATgtgtggtttggatagtgagttgaaatgaaaattaaataaaatatttttttttaatattatttttattttgaaatttgaaaatgttgaattgtttattatattttatatagaaatttaataaagttataatgataaataagaTGTAATGAAACACGACTAAAATGAGCCCCCCTCTTTCTGTTTCATAAAGGATAAATATATCTTTGTCCAACCTTTTTCTCTGTTCTGTGGCTAATTGTATAAAGAACATAGAAGGAATTAAAACTTCGGAATTTTAGTAAAATTCGAAGGACCGCAATTACAAGCCACCGTAAAGGAAAACAGAAGGTATACATTGAATGGAAGATCCAAAATTACCGTACGACCAACATCTAAGAAAGTTCAAAATTTAGGGGAACTGGggttttataaaagaaaaaatagtaagagAAATCCTTGATGCTAGTAAGAGCTCTAATGGTGAAGGAATAGAGTCTTGAGCAGCAATTCTTCAACAGGAATGAGAAACCATAAGCGAAACTGAGCAGAACCCTAATATTTGGTTGCTCGGAAACTGaagaaagatagaaaaaaggGAAACTTTCAATTGTCTACTCAACTTTGTGCCCGAGGACAACAAAGAATTCAGCTCAATCAAGCCAAATGATTTaatccttttgttttatttaccCAAAAAAATCTAGCCAAATAGTCTCAATTAGCCGGATTAGAGTGTGTTTTCTATCTTATCGGGGAAACCTAAGAGACCCAAATTTtcaattcctttattttttttccagagTTTCCCGCCAACCAAACGACAACgacccccaaaaaaaagaaaaagagaaagaatcCGACCTGCAAGAGGAGCTCATCCACTAGTGACCCATTAACAAATTCAGGCAAATGCAAAGACGAAGAACTGAACGACGCCGTGAGCTCTTTTTCCTCTCGTTCGCTTAATTGTTGCCGTCTGATCGAACTCTGACTCTCACAGTGACGGGATTTCTCCTCCATTGCACGCAAAGCTTCCGACAAAAGCTCCCACCGGTCGATCTCACTCTGGTACCGGGCCTTCAGTTTCAGCAGCGTCGCTCTCTTACGCTCCCTCCGATTCCTCTTCTCCGCCTCGGGATCCGTATTCGACGTCTGTCCAACGGCCGCTGGGTCGAGGCGGTGCTTCTTACGCTTGTAGACGAAGCCATCGTCGTTATAAAGCTCCCACTCGTCGGCTTCACAAGAAGTGGTCGCCGAGTCCATGTCCCGAGAGCGCGAATCGACAATATACTACATAGAAGTGAAAAGACGAGTGCCCAAAAATGGaaattcaatatattttgaaaCAGCGTTTCATACGTTACaaaccatatttatttatttatttttattaaattaattaaattattttcctcataatttttatatcacaaatttgttaaaaataaaataaaatacttacgTAAGGCAGTAACGatggttataaatttttataaatttgaacttGACAAAACTTGTTGTCATTCCTCCACATGATAAAGATAAGAATAGGTAATA carries:
- the LOC108982500 gene encoding uncharacterized protein LOC108982500; protein product: MDSATTSCEADEWELYNDDGFVYKRKKHRLDPAAVGQTSNTDPEAEKRNRRERKRATLLKLKARYQSEIDRWELLSEALRAMEEKSRHCESQSSIRRQQLSEREEKELTASFSSSSLHLPEFVNGSLVDELLLQVEAEEAVIHDVSHLCDVAEAMCSAQEDRLKQSLIDLPIWASPHELIASLCDD
- the LOC108982498 gene encoding glucuronokinase 1-like — protein: MGTQGTSLDSASRAVEHKAFARVGLLGNPSDVYYGRTISFTLGNFWASVRLQPSEELVIKPHPTHDLVQFRSLDHLVNRLNNEGYYGGVRLLMAICKVFHNYCKDNKIDIHGKKFTLSYDTNIPRQTGLSGSSAIVCAALSCLLDFYRVRHLIKVEVRPNLVLAAEKELGIVAGLQDRVAQVYGGLVYMDFSKEYMDDLGHGIYTPMDISLLPPLYLIYAENPSDSGKVHSTVRQRWLSGDEFIISSMIEVANIAKEGRKTLLEKDYSKLAKLMNHNFDLRRSMFGDDALGALNIKMVEVARKVGAASKFTGSGGAVVAFCPDGPPQVKLLEDECRKAGFIVVPVEVVPSCLNAEEL